One window of Acropora palmata chromosome 1, jaAcrPala1.3, whole genome shotgun sequence genomic DNA carries:
- the LOC141881779 gene encoding uncharacterized protein LOC141881779: MSKPAKKQDGDKPAEKMMFWTERHDTILCREILIHNPFQNKKSSIQRGQVGKNIAERLVTVKEVQFKADLDQRAVRDRYNLLANKLRRKLKDEEKASGIETDMTELEAALEDLIEREDQSDAQHKENQEQNIKKREDREVAEDMRAKSLERLGETQKRKREDIQLSQVKKKRGSAGDAVAF; encoded by the exons ATGTCGAAACCTGCCAAAAAGCAAGACGGTGATAAACCGGC TGAAAAGATGATGTTTTGGACAGAAAGGCATGATACAATTCTATGTCGGGAAATTTTGATCCATAATCCCTTCCAGAACAAAAAGAGTTCAATTCAAAGAGGGCAAGTTGGGAAAAACATTGCTGAACGACTTGTCACTGTCAAGGAAGTACAATTTAAGGCAGATCTGGACCAAAGGGCTGTCAGGGACCGCTACAACCTGCTGGCAAACAAGCTGCGAAGAAAGTTAAAAGACGAAGAGAAAGCATCTGGAATTGAGACAGATATGACAGAGTTAGAGGCTGCTCTGGAAGATCTCATCGAAAGGGAAGATCAATCAGATGCACAAcataaagaaaatcaagaacaaaatataaagaaaAGGGAGGATCGTGAAGTTGCAGAAGATATGCGAGCAAAATCACTAGAGAGACTAGGGGAGacccaaaaaagaaaaagagaagacATCCAGCTGAGCCaagtgaagaagaagaggGGGTCTGCAGGTGACGCAGTGGCGTTTTAA
- the LOC141881782 gene encoding uncharacterized protein LOC141881782 — protein sequence MTTFRDLRIALLDSYMDGEIDDDEFLVLWQVYQSKNPDFPYEDYGKFSLDEMDETECRAEFRFAKTDLPLLVHALGIPEQFTCAQRTVCDGMEGLCMVLRRMAYPCRYSDLIPRFGRPVPVLSMICNRVVDFIFDSHVHRVTRWNPQLLDPASLQMYCDAIFRKGAPLDNCFGFIDGTVRPVCRPGEQQRVLYNGHKRVHALKFQSVVLPSGMIAHMYGPVEGRKHDAGILADSGLLMDLQRNAFSPTGRPLCVYGDPAYPLRVHLQYPFRNAVLTPQMQNFNSSMSALRISVEWLFGVIVKYFKFLDFKKNLKIGLSSVGKMYLVGAIIRNAHTCLYHNQTSDFFSVDPPTLQDYFV from the exons ATGACTACTTTTCGCGACTTGCGAATTGCGCTCCTTGACAGCTATATGGACGGCGAAATAGATGACGATGAATTCCTAGTGCTTTGGCAAGTTTACCAGTCAAAGAATCCCGATTTTCCTTATGAAGATTACGGTAAATTTTCTCTAGACGAAATGGATGAAACGGAATGCAGAGCAGAATTTCGATTCGCGAAGACAGACCTCCCACTTCTTGTCCACGCCTTGGGGATTCCAGAACAGTTTACCTGTGCCCAGCGAACAGTATGTGACGGAATGGAGGGTTTGTGCATGGTATTGAGGAGAATGGCGTATCCTTGTCGCTACAGCGACCTGATTCCCCGCTTTGGAAGGCCAGTTCCTGTCCTCAGTATGATTTGTAACCGTGTTGTTGACTTTATTTTCGATTCCCATGTGCATCGCGTCACCAGATGGAATCCACAGCTGCTCGACCCTGCTTCTCTTCAGATGTACTGTGACGCGATTTTTAGGAAAGGTGCTCCACTGGATAACTGTTTCGGATTTATTGATGGCACAGTGCGTCCAGTTTGCAGGCCTGGAGAGCAACAGAGGGTGCTATACAATGGGCACAAGAGGGTACATGCCCTGAAATTCCAGTCTGTTGTCTTACCATCAGGGATGATAGCACACATGTATGGGCCAGTAG AAGGACGAAAACATGATGCCGGGATTTTGGCAGACTCTGGCCTGCTAATGGATCTTCAAAGGAATGCCTTCTCCCCAACTGGCCGGCCCTTGTGTGTCTATGGAGACCCAGCGTATCCATTGAGAGTACATTTACAGTATCCCTTCCGTAATGCTGTACTTACACCACAGatgcaaaatttcaattctTCAATGAGTGCCCTGCGCATATCAGTTGAATGGCTCTTTGGTGTCATTGTCAAATACTTCAAATTCCttgacttcaaaaaaaatttaaagatcGGCTTGTCCTCTGTAGGGAAGATGTATCTCGTTGGAGCAATAATAAGAAATGCCCATACATGCTTGTATCATAATCAAACCTCTGACTTCTTTTCTGTAGATCCACCAACACTTCAGGACTATTTTGTGTAG
- the LOC141882938 gene encoding uncharacterized protein LOC141882938: MAEARPPDRTSIDVSEKLWKAVKTGDYNEVKDLLEKGANPNFLTSNLIDGTGTPFHSAVRCNKLNIVRCMLEYGADVNLVDEDGDSPLFSAVYKSTDPEIRNLLLESGANVNLVNNAGNTALLHMLEGYVLEGLEFDLEAVFQLLDMCSNLEQHSSSGRSLIHFVSAIHLFDEKSNSPNNRCLQFLAKLIDRRVSVDKRDSTGATVLHALASVACIEGIQFVSDSTITVDATARDMKGQTALHKLCGNPYSVDFANCLNWLLLHGCNVNEADCYGRTALHYATSSQLTNVSTVQALINKGANVKAVDKAGLNPLHMCVLPTVLVPVMEEEDEYPEKAGVCDVIQLLASAGLEVNSTDNAGFTPLHFALREKDVAVVTKLLQLGADATLKTRTGETALHRSTFDYETFEAFMRFEKHDNLNVNIQDNSGSTPLHWALWYHEVIVVKKLLEFGASLSIKDGMGNTPCDIARLIEDTIICEELGILDEISYLRDVTGVKDEEIMNVQDEPGLSEIDTALHCAELSSPFAQSGCLHESYETDSRESPEIFTHSSAEIKRGEPTQSDTNVVSVTMNKNDEKKNQSDGGLADLDDEHSPASHVYVHENQDTVSESSSSWETCNSADSVVVVVQRECSGTKAMYPDCPILRQIDHQKGCVMFWEWTEHLVEHRGPLNHYAKKFVLDCRYMGLCPDNTENTDIAAAIHATITNAAAKVAQLNPLLKCDVSLSGSWAEGTKIGGPNEFDYKWAFVNFNDSFIPEETEAHPFGYTRLRLRESEASNHNLTRYVDTGGFLDSRNLIRDLYTTINDAIFGGGIIASECLYLRKHLKVDKGSISKLAFRWVGTLYKDFLIEVDIVPAIKPSLWTPKCIEINHFGLITSPKESNTSVVLKTPSPRFVKNWNAHFRISVSEYEARILQSIPLPVLRGYILLKSLKDTMYMPQIYDHDQVDGLMEATISSYMLKTCFLHELKAAKVACDPTLELSRDSKSDEVSITWAKRIIERMELSIERSELKSFFVPGVNLLINHSVTVVNDQYILEAECQCLSHLLNVATQH; encoded by the coding sequence ATGGCAGAGGCAAGACCACCCGATAGGacttcaattgatgtgagtgAAAAGCTGTGGAAAGCTGTAAAAACAGGTGACTACAATGAGGTGAAGGACTTGCTGGAGAAAGGAGCAAACCCCAACTTTTTAACTTCAAATCTAATCGATGGTACGGGCACCCCATTCCATTCTGCCGTACGATGTAATAAATTAAACATTGTTCGGTGCATGCTCGAATATGGTGCAGATGTGAATCTCGTAGACGAAGATGGTGACTCACCCTTATTCTCAGCAGTATATAAATCTACAGATCCAGAAATCCGAAATCTTTTATTGGAAAGTGGGGCCAATGTCAACCTTGTCAACAATGCTGGGAACACGGCACTCTTGCACATGCTTGAGGGTTATGTTCTGGAGGGCCTGGAGTTTGACCTCGAGGCTGTATTTCAACTTCTTGATATGTGTAGCAATTTGGAGCAGCATTCCTCCAGTGGACGTTCGCTTATACATTTTGTATCAGCTATCCATCTCTTTGACGAGAAATCTAACTCACCAAACAACAGATGTCTCCAGTTTCTGGCAAAGTTAATAGACAGGCGAGTATCCGTCGATAAGAGGGACTCGACTGGTGCAACCGTTCTTCATGCCCTAGCCTCAGTCGCTTGTATCGAAGGCATACAATTTGTTTCAGACAGCACAATTACGGTTGACGCTACTGCTAGGGACATGAAGGGACAGACAGCTCTTCATAAATTATGTGGCAATCCATACAGTGTCGACTTTGCCAATTGTTTGAATTGGCTACTTTTGCATGGCTGCAATGTTAATGAGGCTGATTGCTATGGCAGAACTGCACTCCACTATGCTACTAGTTCTCAGTTGACGAATGTGAGCACGGTGCAGGCTCTTATCAACAAAGGTGCAAATGTAAAGGCCGTGGACAAAGCTGGTTTAAACCCATTACACATGTGTGTCTTGCCAACCGTGCTTGTACCAGTTATGGAGGAAGAGGATGAGTACCCAGAAAAAGCTGGTGTTTGCGATGTCATCCAGTTACTTGCTTCTGCTGGACTGGAAGTTAACAGTACAGACAATGCTGGCTTCACACCCCTTCATTTTGCATTGAGAGAGAAAGATGTCGCTGTAGTAACAAAGTTACTGCAACTTGGAGCAGATGCAACCTTGAAAACACGCACCGGGGAGACAGCATTACATCGCTCTACATTTGATTATGAAACGTTCGAAGCATTCATGAGATTTGAAAAACACGACAATCTTAACGTAAATATCCAAGACAATTCTGGCTCAACCCCGCTGCACTGGGCCCTTTGGTACCATGAAGTGATTGTTGTGAAGAAACTCTTAGAATTTGGTGCTTCATTATCCATCAAAGACGGCATGGGAAACACTCCTTGTGATATCGCTCGATTAATTGAAGATACCATTATTTGTGAAGAACTAGGTATACTAGATGAGATATCGTATCTCAGAGATGTGACAGGAGTGAAAGACGAGGAAATCATGAATGTTCAGGACGAACCAGGTCTTTCGGAAATTGATACAGCTTTGCATTGTGCTGAACTCTCTTCTCCCTTTGCCCAGTCTGGTTGCTTACACGAATCATATGAAACAGATAGTAGAGAAAGTCCTGAAATATTTACACATTCTAGTGCCGAAATAAAAAGGGGAGAACCAACTCAATCTGATACGAATGTCGTGTCAGTTACAATGAACAAGAATGACGAAAAGAAGAATCAGTCAGACGGTGGCCTTGCAGATCTTGACGACGAACACAGCCCAGCATCCCACGTGTATGTCCATGAAAATCAAGACACAGTTTCAGAAAGCTCATCTTCTTGGGAAACCTGCAATTCTGCTGAttcagttgttgttgttgttcaaaGAGAGTGTAGCGGGACGAAGGCCATGTATCCCGATTGTCCAATTTTGCGCCAAATAGATCACCAAAAAGGATGTGTCATGTTCTGGGAATGGACAGAACACTTAGTAGAGCACAGAGGCCCTCTCAACCATTAcgcaaaaaaatttgttttagaCTGCAGATACATGGGATTGTGTCCAGACAACACTGAAAACACTGACATTGCAGCTGCGATACATGCCACTATAACGAATGCTGCTGCTAAGGTGGCTCAGCTGAATCCTCTGCTCAAATGTGATGTTAGTTTGTCCGGTAGTTGGGCTGAAGGTACAAAAATTGGAGGTCCAAACGAGTTCGACTATAAATGGGCATTCGTCAATTTCAATGACAGTTTTATCCCGGAAGAAACAGAAGCACATCCTTTCGGATACACACGACTGCGACTACGGGAGAGTGAAGCTTCTAATCACAATCTGACGCGCTATGTAGACACTGGTGGTTTCCTGGATAGTAGGAATTTGATTCGTGACCTCTATACGACGATCAACGATGCTATTTTTGGTGGAGGTATTATTGCCTCAGAATGTCTTTACCTCCGAAAGCATCTGAAAGTTGACAAGGGTTCCATCAGCAAATTGGCCTTCCGTTGGGTTGGAACACTGTATAAAGATTTTCTAATCGAAGTAGACATTGTACCCGCCATCAAACCATCTTTGTGGACACCTAAATGCATTGAAATTAATCATTTTGGCCTCATAACTTCCccaaaagaaagcaacactAGCGTAGTTCTCAAAACACCAAGTCCACGTTTTGTAAAGAACTGGAACGCACATTTCCGCATATCTGTATCTGAATACGAGGCCCGGATTTTACAAAGTATACCCCTTCCAGTTCTGCGTGGATACATCTTGCTAAAGTCGCTGAAGGACACTATGTACATGCCACAAATATACGACCATGATCAGGTAGATGGTCTAATGGAGGCAACTATATCTTCATACATGTTGAAGACGTGTTTTCTGCACGAGCTCAAGGCGGCCAAGGTTGCCTGTGACCCTACGCTGGAGCTATCTAGAGACTCAAAGTCAGATGAAGTCAGCATAACATGGGCGAAGAGGATCATCGAACGTATGGAATTGTCCATTGAAAGAAGTGAGCTGAAGAGCTTCTTTGTGCCTGGAGTGAACTTGCTTATCAACCACAGCGTGACAGTTGTTAATGATCAATATATACTGGAAGCTGAATGTCAATGTCTGTCTCATCTGCTAAATGTAGCTACACAGCATTAG
- the LOC141882954 gene encoding uncharacterized protein LOC141882954, translated as MKAMLRRTLLANSFWYRCLCTKATLRRSIPFCASYSHRRDMHEETKIKIPDFSQEFKGMDPSFPCLTEQAPRSSIFGVDPVYSKVNSGYKTFLYDQQFEFKYNGGVIPQLQVAYETWGDLNDAKDNVVLLCSGLSASSHAKSHPENPTPGWWESFIGPGCALDTDKFFIICCNNLGGCYGSSGPSSMNPVTHKPYATTFPIVSVDDMAYSFFLLLDSLGIEKVHAVVGASLGGMVSLDAAALFPDRVGRVVTISACAQSHPASIALRYVQRRVLMSDPNWNNGFYYDGRYPRLGMKHAREVATITYRSGTEWQQRFGRKRIDDPQTISPNLCPEFEIESYLDYQGDSFCVKYDPNSLLYISKAMDLFDLGEGFNSLVEGMARIQCPTLVLGVQSDVLFPVTQQREIEALLKEAQNHDVTYYELPSMYGHDTFLLDVVAVGAAVKGHIETDLKIHGQRKLLDITKNKKE; from the exons ATGAAAGCGATGCTGAGAAGGACACTTCTCGCCAATTCCTTCTGGTACCGGTGTCTTTGTACAAAGGCCACCCTTCGAAGATCGATACCCTTTTGCGCTTCTTACTCGCACAGAAGAGATATGCATGAGGAGACCAAGATTAAAATACCTGATTTTTCACAGGAGTTTAAGGGAATGGATCCATCTTTTCCATGCCTGACTGAACAAGCCCCACG CTCCAGCATATTTGGTGTGGATCCAGTGTACTCTAAGGTGAATTCAGGTTACAAGACATTTCTTTATGATCAACAATTTGAATTCAAATACAATGGCGGAGTGATACCACAGTTACAAGTAGCATATGAAACTTGGGGTGACCTGAATGATGCAAAAGATAATGTGGTTCTGTTGTGTAGTGGTTTGTCAGCATCATCACATGCAAAAAGCCATCCG GAAAATCCAACACCTGGCTGGTGGGAAAGTTTTATTGGTCCTGGCTGTGCATTGGACACTGACAAGTTTTTCATCATCTGCTGCAACAATTTAGGAGGATGTTATGGCTCAAG TGGACCTTCTTCAATGAACCCAGTGACTCATAAG ccaTATGCAACAACCTTCCCCATTGTTAGTGTTGATGACATGGCCTAttcattctttcttttattgGACTCACTGGGCATAGAAAAG GTCCATGCTGTTGTTGGGGCATCTTTAGGAGGCATGGTATCTCTGGATGCTGCTGCTTTGTTTCCAGATCGCGTTGGAAG AGTGGTAACTATATCAGCTTGTGCCCAATCGCACCCCGCTTCAATCGCGCTGCGTTATGTACAGCGTAGGGTCCTTATGAGCGATCCTAATTGGAACAATGGCTTTTATTACGATGGACGCTATCCTAGACTCGGTATGAAACATGCGCG GGAAGTAGCCACCATTACATATCGCAGTGGAACGGAGTGGCAGCAGAGATTTGGACGAAAACGGATAGATGACCCGCAAACCATCTCACCGAATCTTTGTCCAGAATTTGAAATAGAGAGCTACCTTGATTATCAG GGCGACAGCTTCTGTGTAAAGTATGACCCAAATTCACTTCTGTACATATCAAAG GCGATGGATTTATTCGATTTAGGAGAGGGTTTCAACTCCCTTGTGGAAGGAATGGCACGAATTCAATGCCCAACACTT GTGCTGGGGGTTCAGTCAGATGTGTTGTTTCCGGTTACACAGCAACGGGAAATCGAGGCTCTACTAAAGGAAGCTC AAAATCATGACGTGACCTATTATGAACTTCCCTCAATGTATGGCCACGATACTTTTCTCCTTGATGTTGTCGCGGTTGGAGCAGCAGTCAAG GGACATATTGAAACAGATCTGAAGATTCATGGGCAAAGGAAACTGTTAGACATTACGAAGAATAAGAAGGAATAA